From Bdellovibrio sp. KM01:
CAACGTTTAATCGTCGGAACTGACACGTCAAGATCTTGAGCCAAGTCTTCGTAAGTCATCTTACGTTTTTTAAGTTGTTCTTTTAGAACCGTTTTAATTTTATGAATTTGAATATCCATGTCTTAGTTGCTCCAATTTCTGTAGCCAGCGCCGAATTCTTTTTCCAAAAGTGCCATATCGATTTCAGATACGCCCGTTGCAAATAACCAGTTAAAAAATGCTTTCATAGGGTCCTCCGTTTTAGGGTTTGAGGTTCTGAAAACATATTTGCCCCGGTTTTGAGGGGCTCGCAACTGACGTTTCCAAGGTATCAGTTCCTGATCCTAAAAGCCAATTTAAGGCTCAAAATTCGCAAAAAGTATCCAAAATAGATCCGTGCCAGGTGGGGCATATTTCTACGTTGAGCGAGGAGGAATGGTCCAATCACAGGCGTGCGGTGTCTCTAAATCAATTAAATTGTTTTAAAGCACTTCATCTCTTTGCACGTCCTTTGCTTCATAAAAAATCATCATAATGGAAGGGGGGAGCAAAATGTGGAACCATCGAATTATCGCAATCACCGCCATGGCTCTTATTATCGTATTTGGGGTCACCGTTTTGGCGCAAACCTCGACTGAAAGCACCGAAAAAGAGGAATCATTAGGGCAGGATGTTTTAATTAATAAATCAAAAAAATTGTCGGCCCTGGAAAAACAAGAGCAACTGCGCATCTTGTATTACAAGCCGATTTATTTTGCCTATGGGGAGCCGACCAGCAAACTGCAATACAGTTTCCGCGTGCCACTCTTCGAAAAATTCCCTTTAAATTTTGCCTATACCCAAATCATCTTTTGGGAACTGCAAGAGGAGTCAAAACCTTTCTTAGATGCGACTTACAATCCTGAGATGTTCTATCGCATCGATTACGATAAAAAGACAATTCGCTCTTTGGATTTGGGTATCTTTGAGCATAACTCAAACGGTAAAGCGGGTGATCAATCTCGCTCCTATAACCAAAGTTATCTGCGTGCGAATTGGGCCTTTGAATCTAAAAGTTGGGTTGTTCAATTCTCTGCAAAGGTCAAGGCGATTTACGGAGTCGATGAAACCAATCGCGACATCTATGATTATGTGGGACCTTTAGAGGGGGAGATTAAATTTATCCAGCTCTTTGATTCGATGTTTGACCAATTGGAAGCCGTGATTAACATCAATCCCGGGGGGAAGTGGTCAACGGAGTTTGATAAAGGTGGTTATCAACTCAGTTTAAATTTTCATGTGGGTGGTTTGAAAGTCGTACCGGCATTCTATGTGCAGTACTATCACGGCTATGCTGAAACTTTGGTGAATTATGATCAGTCGGTAGATGAATTTAGAGCGGGCTTAATGTTCTAAGCCCGCTGTTAAGAAATTAACCTTTAATCAGTGGCAGGATTTCACGTCGGTGATTCACACCCAAATACGTGTAGCTTGATTCCAGTGTCCCATACACACCGTAACCTTGTGTTGTCCCTACCTCGTAGTCGGCTGGTTGCATACCCATGGCTTGCATGATCGTGATCAGCAATTGATTGTAAGGACGACCGCGTTTGTAATCCCCTTCGTCGCCACCAATGGGACGGCGCAAGTTTCCATATGAAGGACCATAGTCAATGTGACGGCCTGGTTTTAAAAAGCCACCGGCACTGCCTGCAAGCAAAACTGGATTATTCACGGAGTTGTGGGCATTGGTATTTTTCGTCGTACCTTGGTCATTACCCCACATAATCAGGGAATTATCCAGGTACGTCGTACCCGTCGTTGTATCCTCAACCACGTCCATTCGAGTTAAGAAGCGTGAAACACGATTGGCAAAGAAAGTCATCATTGCAAGTTTCATTGCGCGAAGCTCGTCTGTACCAGCGTGATTGATATCTTCATGGAAGCGGTTTGAACCGGTGATCCCAGGAACAAAGTTTACCGAACCACTGAAATAGTCGTAAACATGCATCATCAAAGTCGCCACTTGGATTTTTCCGCACTTAACGCCCACTTCAATCACATCAAACATCTGATCAATGACCACTTGGTAGTCGGCAGGATTGGATGACTTCGTCGGTGATGAAGTCGGACCCGTCGGTGAGGTACATGTCATCGGTGGGGGAGTTGTGACATTGGCGTTTAGTTTCTTTTGCAGATCACTGATCAAAGCCATATGTTGCTCAACGCGGGCCAAGTCATCTTTAGAAAGACGCTTGTTCGAGCGCAAGTTCACGTACTCTGCATAAACTTTATCAACGACTAGAATATCACGACGCGTGAGCTTATCCGCCGCACTTGGCGTCGTTGTCGTCGTACCGGTACCAAACATGCTTGAGAACACCGCAGAAGGGTTGAATTGACCAGGCACATAGGCCTTGTTCAAAACACTCACGTGGGAAGCACCCGTATAGTTCCCGTCATCCACCGATTTAACGTAAAGATTCAGGGGAGAACCACCATAGAGATATTTTGCAATCACTTGGTCAATACTGCTGGTCGCTTCGGAAAGCACGCCACCAGTCAACATGCACTCGGCATTGTGATTCGGAGTTTTTGAAAGTGGATCCAGACGGGAAAGAATTAACAGTTTCGAGCGAAGGGAGTCAAACTGACTGCCCAGCACCGGAGACATGTTGTTTGGAATCGCTGACAACGCGACTTCACGGGCGTAAGTTTGCTTTTCACTCCAAGTGAATTTTGCCGGATCGGGAAGCCAATGCTCTACAGCCTGACAGTGACCATTATGGATGGCGATAAAACGTTTTTTAATGGTCGGCCCGGTCTGCGCCTCGGCTTGTGGAAGCATGGAAGGCAGAAAAGGCAAAGCGAGTGCAAGACCACCGGTGCCTCTTAAAAACTGACGACGTGATAACTTATTCCAATGCATACGAACCTCTTACAGCGCCCCACGTTTACGCAAACGGAAATTTGCATCAAACGCTGGCGATTTAATCATATTTAAAATTGTTCCGGGTTGATCACCGCTTGAGCTCGCCTTGGCTGGATCAACCAATTGCGAGAAGCTCGTGTTCATTGAGCAGTTATCCGCCGCCGTGATTGCACGGCCCAGCGTATATGTACCCCATTGTTTCACCATACAAGCCGGCCCACGGGAAGAGTTGGCGATAGCGGAAGACATCTCAGCCAAGCCATTGACCTCGGGATCGCTGCCTGAATCGATATTTGGTTTTACTTTGGCATTCACCGGGTGATTTGCCAGGATGTTGCCATTCGCATCGAAAATACTTTCAACCGTGCGGTACTTACCGAAGGCATTGTAATTTTCCATTACAAAACCCATTGGGTTGATCAGGGAGTGACAAGCCTGACAGCGCACTGGAGAAGTACGAGTTTCGATTTGCTGACGTTGAGACTGTTTTGGATCTGGAACTGGCGGAGCAAAAAGATCCTTTTCATCCGGGGCAATTGTTGGAAGTGGAATAGAGTCGCAAAGAATATTTCTGCGAATCACCAGACCACGATGCACAAGGCTGGTGTTGTCAGTCGGGCTGAACATAAAGCCCACACGGCTCATCAGACCTGGGCGCTCGGCAGGAGGAAGGGCTGCACCTTTTGCGGCTCCATAAATCAGAGTCAATGCCTGACCTTGAGTGAAGCTCATCGGTGAAGTCATCATATCGCGGTAAGTGCCGGCAACAGAGTAAGTGAAGTAATTCGTGAAGTCTTTCATCTCCTGCATGCCTTCAGGTTGAATCGAAGCACGCGGGACATTTCCTAAGAACCAAGCCGAGTGATTTGAAGAAGGCATACGGTTGATACCCAGCCATTGATTATAGAACTCTGCCACGTGCTCTTTGGATTCGGCCGTTGCAAAGACACGGTTGACGGCCGTTTTATAACCCTCGACCGTTGACAGGTTTCCGCTAACAGCATCATTCATCAAAGCCGTATCAGGGCCGCGACCTGTTGCCAGGAAGGCGATACGGGAAGCCAGTTCATAGTCTGTGATTTTCACCAAGTCTTCACGACCATTAACGGGCGTTCCGTTTAACTCCATTTTATAAATGAAGTTTGGGGATTGAAGCATGGCCATGATCGCAACCGTTAAGCCATCGTTGAGATTGCCACCATATTCTGAGTTGTAAAGATCTTTGTAAACTTGTTGCTCTGCTGTGGTCATGGGACGGCGGAAAGCCAAGCGACCAAAGCCGTTAAAGAACGAAGTCCAGCAAGTCTCTGTCATACCGCTGCTGGTATTACAGTTGTTCATTGCTGCCGCTCTCCAAGTAGAGCTTGTCGCGAACAGGGCCGCAACTTTTTTAGCCAACGTCAGGTAAGCCTCAACGTGAGCTGCGGAAACAGTCATATCAGTCGAGTCAAAAACACCCGTTACAACGTCAGCAGGCAAGTTATCGATGTCCGTTTGCAGAGAATCGATATTCGCTCGGCCATAGGAAAGAACTTTTAATGAAAGCAGATATTCACGGCGAGACAGGCGGCGGAAGTCTCTGACCCCTGGGTCTTCACCCGGTTGGCAAGAGAAGGTATTAGCTGGCACCACGGGCGCCGTCGGAGAAGGTGAGACTGTTGGCGACGGAGAAACCGTCGGCGATACTGTTGGAGACGGGGACACCGTTGCTGTCGCGGTTGGTGACGGAGAAGGCGATACGGTAGGAGAAACTGTTGGAGAAGGAGACGCTGTCGCAGTGGCCGTCGGAGACGGAGATGCAGAAGGAGATGGCGTCGGCGTCACCGTACCCGGCGAACCAGGATTCAATGCGAGTGCGATCAGTTGTAATTGCGTTTCAGATAATGAAGAGAACGCAAACATCTGCGGCACATTGGTGATGGCAGTTTTAATATCAATCAATGATTTGCCGGATTTCGTGGAGTTTTCAAAAACTCCGTGGCAGCCCGC
This genomic window contains:
- a CDS encoding phospholipase A, producing MWNHRIIAITAMALIIVFGVTVLAQTSTESTEKEESLGQDVLINKSKKLSALEKQEQLRILYYKPIYFAYGEPTSKLQYSFRVPLFEKFPLNFAYTQIIFWELQEESKPFLDATYNPEMFYRIDYDKKTIRSLDLGIFEHNSNGKAGDQSRSYNQSYLRANWAFESKSWVVQFSAKVKAIYGVDETNRDIYDYVGPLEGEIKFIQLFDSMFDQLEAVININPGGKWSTEFDKGGYQLSLNFHVGGLKVVPAFYVQYYHGYAETLVNYDQSVDEFRAGLMF
- a CDS encoding DUF1552 domain-containing protein is translated as MHWNKLSRRQFLRGTGGLALALPFLPSMLPQAEAQTGPTIKKRFIAIHNGHCQAVEHWLPDPAKFTWSEKQTYAREVALSAIPNNMSPVLGSQFDSLRSKLLILSRLDPLSKTPNHNAECMLTGGVLSEATSSIDQVIAKYLYGGSPLNLYVKSVDDGNYTGASHVSVLNKAYVPGQFNPSAVFSSMFGTGTTTTTPSAADKLTRRDILVVDKVYAEYVNLRSNKRLSKDDLARVEQHMALISDLQKKLNANVTTPPPMTCTSPTGPTSSPTKSSNPADYQVVIDQMFDVIEVGVKCGKIQVATLMMHVYDYFSGSVNFVPGITGSNRFHEDINHAGTDELRAMKLAMMTFFANRVSRFLTRMDVVEDTTTGTTYLDNSLIMWGNDQGTTKNTNAHNSVNNPVLLAGSAGGFLKPGRHIDYGPSYGNLRRPIGGDEGDYKRGRPYNQLLITIMQAMGMQPADYEVGTTQGYGVYGTLESSYTYLGVNHRREILPLIKG
- a CDS encoding DUF1588 domain-containing protein, giving the protein MKKAIFAKALRIGVKPYLLLAASTVTILSFQNCGEGFTVISNLQSVAGTNEPEYINESTEFAQGRDLYNQNCAGCHGVFENSTKSGKSLIDIKTAITNVPQMFAFSSLSETQLQLIALALNPGSPGTVTPTPSPSASPSPTATATASPSPTVSPTVSPSPSPTATATVSPSPTVSPTVSPSPTVSPSPTAPVVPANTFSCQPGEDPGVRDFRRLSRREYLLSLKVLSYGRANIDSLQTDIDNLPADVVTGVFDSTDMTVSAAHVEAYLTLAKKVAALFATSSTWRAAAMNNCNTSSGMTETCWTSFFNGFGRLAFRRPMTTAEQQVYKDLYNSEYGGNLNDGLTVAIMAMLQSPNFIYKMELNGTPVNGREDLVKITDYELASRIAFLATGRGPDTALMNDAVSGNLSTVEGYKTAVNRVFATAESKEHVAEFYNQWLGINRMPSSNHSAWFLGNVPRASIQPEGMQEMKDFTNYFTYSVAGTYRDMMTSPMSFTQGQALTLIYGAAKGAALPPAERPGLMSRVGFMFSPTDNTSLVHRGLVIRRNILCDSIPLPTIAPDEKDLFAPPVPDPKQSQRQQIETRTSPVRCQACHSLINPMGFVMENYNAFGKYRTVESIFDANGNILANHPVNAKVKPNIDSGSDPEVNGLAEMSSAIANSSRGPACMVKQWGTYTLGRAITAADNCSMNTSFSQLVDPAKASSSGDQPGTILNMIKSPAFDANFRLRKRGAL